One genomic segment of Vulpes vulpes isolate BD-2025 chromosome 2, VulVul3, whole genome shotgun sequence includes these proteins:
- the PRRT1B gene encoding proline rich transmembrane protein 1B, protein MDAGADAKGGGGPASPEDSRSPALPQLPQLPRRPQLLDEDGGPREEVAADGGSSPAPEDPPADAQAEAAASSAPQTQATGEAPQGPKAAAGGVPNIGFVGEPPPYAPPDPKAVHLLYPPFPQGPVLFQPGPSPQALYPPPAAAPLYPAPAAPPLFTPFPVYNSPVAGMPAPTAVEHRPLPKDYMMESVLVTLFCCLLTGLIAIVYSHETRAALSRGDLAQAEEASRKARSLVLFSLLFGVFVSTSWVIYVVVALYLP, encoded by the exons ATGGACGCAG GAGCAGACGCAAAAGGAGGCGGTGGCCCCGCATCCCCCGAGGACTCCCGGAGCCCTGCGCTCCCGCAGCTCCCGCAGCTCCCGCGGCGCCCGCAGCTCCTGGATGAGGACGGAGGGCCCAGGGAGGAAGTGGCCGCGGATGGGGGCAGCTCCCCGGCCCCCGAGGACCCGCCGGCAGATGCCCAGGCCGAGGCCGCGGCCTCGTCCGCTCCCCAGACCCAGGCTACAGGCGAGGCCCCGCAGGGGCCCAAGGCGGCAGCTGGCGGGGTGCCCAACATCGGCTTCGTGGGCGAGCCCCCGCCCTACGCGCCGCCCGACCCCAAGGCCGTGCACCTGCTCTACCCGCCCTTCCCGCAGGGGCCCGTCCTCTTCCAGCCTGGGCCCTCGCCCCAGGCCCTGTACCCGCCGCCAGCGGCCGCGCCCCTGTACCCAGCACCTGCTGCGCCGCCGCTCTTCACACCCTTCCCGGTG TACAACAGCCCCGTGGCTGGCATGCCAGCCCCCACCGCGGTGGAGCACAGGCCCCTGCCCAAGGACTACATGATGGAGTCCGTGCTGGTGACCCTCTTCTGCTGCCTGCTCACGGGGCTCATCGCGATCGTCTACTCCCACGAG ACCCGTGCTGCCCTGAGCCGGGGGGACCTGGCCCAGGCTGAGGAGGCTTCCCGGAAGGCCCGCTCACTCGTGCTCTTCAGTCTGCTCTTCGGGGTCTTTGTGTCCACCAGCTGGGTCATCTATGTGGTGGTGGCACTCTACCTCCCCTGA
- the UCK1 gene encoding uridine-cytidine kinase 1 isoform X3: MASAGGGDCEAAATEADRPHQRPFLIGVSGGTASGKSTVCEKIMELLGQNEVDHRQRKLVILSQDRFYKVLTPEQKAKALKGQYNFDHPDAFDNDLMHRTLKNIVEGKTVEVPTYDFVTHSRLAETTVVYPADVVLFEGILVFYSQEVRDMFHLRLFVDTDSDVRLSRRDQEVCGCDHPSGGRQHGGHQPDRAAHPGHPERRHLQVAPRVQWAELQEDLP, encoded by the exons ATGGCTTCGGCTGGAGGCGGCGACTGCGAGGCCGCCGCAACGGAGGCGGACCGCCCTCACCAGCGGCCCTTCCTGATCGGGGTGAGCGGCGGCACCGCGAGCGGGAAG TCCACCGTGTGCGAGAAGATCATGGAGCTGCTGGGCCAGAACGAAGTGGACCACCGGCAGCGGAAGCTGGTCATCCTGAGTCAAGACAGGTTCTACAAGGTCCTGACCCCAGAGCAGAAGGCCAAGGCGTTGAAGGGACAGTACAATTTCGACCACCCAG ATGCCTTTGATAATGACTTGATGCACAGGACTCTGAAGAACATCGTGGAGGGCAAAACAGTCGAGGTCCCAACCTATGATTTTGTGACCCATTCAAG GTTAGCGGAGACCACAGTGGTGTACCCTGCAGATGTGGTCCTGTTCGAGGGCATCTTGGTGTTCTACAGCCAGGAGGTCCGGGACATGTTTCACCTGCGCCTCTTCGTGGACACGGACTCCGACGTCAGGCTGTCGAGAAGAG ACCAAGAAGTATGCGGATGTGATCATCCCTCGGGGGGTCGACAACATGG TGGCCATCAACCTGATCGTGCAGCACATCCAGGACATCCTGAGCGGCGACATCTGCAAGTGGCACCGAGGGTCCAATGGGCGGAGCTACAAGAGGACCTTCCCTGA
- the UCK1 gene encoding uridine-cytidine kinase 1 isoform X2, with product MASAGGGDCEAAATEADRPHQRPFLIGVSGGTASGKSTVCEKIMELLGQNEVDHRQRKLVILSQDRFYKVLTPEQKAKALKGQYNFDHPDAFDNDLMHRTLKNIVEGKTVEVPTYDFVTHSRLAETTVVYPADVVLFEGILVFYSQEVRDMFHLRLFVDTDSDVRLSRRVLRDVHRGRDLEQILTQYTTFVKPAFEEFCLPTKKYADVIIPRGVDNMVAINLIVQHIQDILSGDICKWHRGSNGRSYKRTFPEPGDRPGVLTSGKRSHLESSSRPH from the exons ATGGCTTCGGCTGGAGGCGGCGACTGCGAGGCCGCCGCAACGGAGGCGGACCGCCCTCACCAGCGGCCCTTCCTGATCGGGGTGAGCGGCGGCACCGCGAGCGGGAAG TCCACCGTGTGCGAGAAGATCATGGAGCTGCTGGGCCAGAACGAAGTGGACCACCGGCAGCGGAAGCTGGTCATCCTGAGTCAAGACAGGTTCTACAAGGTCCTGACCCCAGAGCAGAAGGCCAAGGCGTTGAAGGGACAGTACAATTTCGACCACCCAG ATGCCTTTGATAATGACTTGATGCACAGGACTCTGAAGAACATCGTGGAGGGCAAAACAGTCGAGGTCCCAACCTATGATTTTGTGACCCATTCAAG GTTAGCGGAGACCACAGTGGTGTACCCTGCAGATGTGGTCCTGTTCGAGGGCATCTTGGTGTTCTACAGCCAGGAGGTCCGGGACATGTTTCACCTGCGCCTCTTCGTGGACACGGACTCCGACGTCAGGCTGTCGAGAAGAG tTCTCCGGGATGTGCATCGCGGGAGGGACCTGGAGCAGATCCTGACCCAGTACACCACCTTCGTCAAGCCAGCCTTCGAAGAGTTCTGCCTGCCG ACCAAGAAGTATGCGGATGTGATCATCCCTCGGGGGGTCGACAACATGG TGGCCATCAACCTGATCGTGCAGCACATCCAGGACATCCTGAGCGGCGACATCTGCAAGTGGCACCGAGGGTCCAATGGGCGGAGCTACAAGAGGACCTTCCCTGAGCCCGGAGACCGCCCTGGGGTGCTGACCTCTGGCAAGCGATCGCACTTGGAGTCCAGCAGCAGACCCCACTGA
- the UCK1 gene encoding uridine-cytidine kinase 1 isoform X1 — protein MASAGGGDCEAAATEADRPHQRPFLIGVSGGTASGKSTVCEKIMELLGQNEVDHRQRKLVILSQDRFYKVLTPEQKAKALKGQYNFDHPDAFDNDLMHRTLKNIVEGKTVEVPTYDFVTHSRLAETTVVYPADVVLFEGILVFYSQEVRDMFHLRLFVDTDSDVRLSRRVLRDVHRGRDLEQILTQYTTFVKPAFEEFCLPVPLSLTWGASFSPFSRGLSAPCPTKKYADVIIPRGVDNMVAINLIVQHIQDILSGDICKWHRGSNGRSYKRTFPEPGDRPGVLTSGKRSHLESSSRPH, from the exons ATGGCTTCGGCTGGAGGCGGCGACTGCGAGGCCGCCGCAACGGAGGCGGACCGCCCTCACCAGCGGCCCTTCCTGATCGGGGTGAGCGGCGGCACCGCGAGCGGGAAG TCCACCGTGTGCGAGAAGATCATGGAGCTGCTGGGCCAGAACGAAGTGGACCACCGGCAGCGGAAGCTGGTCATCCTGAGTCAAGACAGGTTCTACAAGGTCCTGACCCCAGAGCAGAAGGCCAAGGCGTTGAAGGGACAGTACAATTTCGACCACCCAG ATGCCTTTGATAATGACTTGATGCACAGGACTCTGAAGAACATCGTGGAGGGCAAAACAGTCGAGGTCCCAACCTATGATTTTGTGACCCATTCAAG GTTAGCGGAGACCACAGTGGTGTACCCTGCAGATGTGGTCCTGTTCGAGGGCATCTTGGTGTTCTACAGCCAGGAGGTCCGGGACATGTTTCACCTGCGCCTCTTCGTGGACACGGACTCCGACGTCAGGCTGTCGAGAAGAG tTCTCCGGGATGTGCATCGCGGGAGGGACCTGGAGCAGATCCTGACCCAGTACACCACCTTCGTCAAGCCAGCCTTCGAAGAGTTCTGCCTGCCGGTACCCCTCTCGCTTACTTGGGGagcctccttttctcccttttcaagAGGACTCTCGGCGCCCTGTCCT ACCAAGAAGTATGCGGATGTGATCATCCCTCGGGGGGTCGACAACATGG TGGCCATCAACCTGATCGTGCAGCACATCCAGGACATCCTGAGCGGCGACATCTGCAAGTGGCACCGAGGGTCCAATGGGCGGAGCTACAAGAGGACCTTCCCTGAGCCCGGAGACCGCCCTGGGGTGCTGACCTCTGGCAAGCGATCGCACTTGGAGTCCAGCAGCAGACCCCACTGA